One genomic segment of Streptomyces sp. RerS4 includes these proteins:
- a CDS encoding MFS transporter translates to MAAGYAELLRTRHAARLLAGTLIGRLPNGTGPVAIVLFTRAEGGSYSLAGALAAAYGLANAVGQPLLGRAVDLYGQPRVQLPAAIVSALGMVWLALAGTGSVGVAYAAVLIAGLFTPPLEGGLRALWPSVLGGRQERVHAAYAMDAVAQEVMYTVGPLLVTLFVALWSPAAALVALNVLGVLGALSVVVSKPSRTWRSEPREAHWLGALRSRGLLALLGAFFFVGMALGSITVAGVAYADGHGGQAVYGWLMAALGLGALFGGVAYGARQWAGAPERRLRVLVGLLAVCYLPLVSTVGPVAMVLLAAVSGVFLAPSLACAFIVVDRHAPAGTVTEAFSWLVTFFGVGAAIGTAVAGPAVELGGVPAGFAVAVGAGVAAWAVLMGTQRALSGGGRTRPVAGGTGAPADVVERGSAVASAEGS, encoded by the coding sequence ATGGCCGCGGGATACGCGGAGCTGCTCAGGACCCGGCACGCGGCGAGGCTGCTCGCGGGCACGTTGATCGGGCGGTTGCCGAACGGCACGGGGCCGGTGGCGATCGTGCTGTTCACGCGGGCCGAGGGGGGCTCGTACAGTCTCGCGGGCGCCCTGGCGGCGGCGTACGGGCTGGCGAACGCGGTGGGTCAGCCGTTGCTCGGGCGCGCCGTGGACCTGTACGGGCAGCCGCGCGTGCAGTTGCCGGCCGCGATCGTCTCGGCGCTGGGCATGGTGTGGCTGGCGCTCGCGGGGACGGGTTCGGTGGGGGTGGCCTACGCGGCCGTGCTGATCGCCGGCCTGTTCACGCCGCCGCTGGAGGGCGGGCTGCGGGCGCTGTGGCCGAGCGTGCTGGGCGGCCGGCAGGAGCGGGTGCACGCCGCGTACGCGATGGACGCGGTGGCGCAGGAGGTCATGTACACGGTCGGTCCGCTGCTGGTGACGCTCTTCGTGGCGCTGTGGTCGCCGGCGGCGGCCCTCGTGGCGCTCAACGTGCTGGGGGTGCTGGGGGCGCTGTCGGTGGTGGTGTCGAAGCCGTCGCGTACGTGGCGTTCGGAGCCGCGTGAGGCGCACTGGCTGGGGGCGCTGCGCTCGCGCGGGCTGCTGGCGCTGCTGGGGGCGTTCTTCTTCGTGGGCATGGCGCTCGGTTCGATCACGGTGGCCGGTGTGGCGTACGCGGACGGTCACGGCGGTCAGGCGGTGTACGGCTGGCTGATGGCGGCGCTGGGGCTGGGCGCGTTGTTCGGTGGCGTGGCCTACGGGGCGCGGCAGTGGGCGGGTGCGCCGGAGCGGCGACTGCGGGTGCTGGTGGGTCTACTGGCGGTGTGTTACCTGCCGCTGGTGTCGACGGTGGGTCCGGTGGCGATGGTGCTGCTGGCGGCCGTGTCGGGCGTGTTCCTGGCGCCTTCGCTGGCGTGCGCGTTCATCGTGGTGGACCGGCACGCGCCGGCGGGCACGGTGACGGAGGCGTTCTCGTGGTTGGTGACGTTCTTCGGCGTGGGCGCGGCGATCGGTACGGCGGTGGCGGGTCCGGCGGTGGAACTGGGCGGCGTCCCGGCCGGTTTCGCGGTGGCCGTCGGCGCGGGCGTGGCGGCCTGGGCGGTCCTGATGGGGACTCAGCGGGCGCTGTCGGGCGGCGGCCGTACGCGGCCGGTCGCGGGCGGTACGGGAGCGCCGGCGGACGTGGTGGAGCGGGGCTCGGCGGTGGCCTCGGCGGAGGGCTCGTAG
- a CDS encoding LacI family DNA-binding transcriptional regulator: MTRPTSRDVATAAGVSQATVSLVLGDKWRGRVSARTADHVRETATALGYRPNLAARNLRLGSTRTALLVVPALTNEFFARVYTGAARVAAEHGFGVVLYPSPEGTGPARDPFASARAALDGVIASSMAADALDAIGGDDLPLVMLDSDPTAHGPAAHVNLDMTDAIRQTAHHLLAHGHRHYLHLASAVDSWTFHLRAQALADLLDDAPTTLRTVRAPLTVDAARTAMEAALADPQARPTAVVCDDDILAAGACKAARRLGLRIPEDLSVTGIDDLALATAVEPELTTVRLPAERVGEQGMKALLTVLDGAPWTAPDLPVELVVRGSTGPAPAR; this comes from the coding sequence GTGACGAGACCCACCAGCCGCGACGTGGCCACGGCCGCCGGGGTCTCCCAGGCCACCGTCTCCCTCGTCCTCGGCGACAAATGGCGCGGCCGCGTCTCCGCACGCACCGCCGACCACGTCCGCGAAACCGCCACCGCCCTCGGCTACCGCCCCAACCTCGCCGCCCGCAACCTGCGCCTCGGCAGCACCCGCACCGCCCTCCTCGTCGTCCCCGCCCTCACCAACGAGTTCTTCGCCCGCGTCTACACCGGAGCCGCCCGCGTCGCCGCCGAACACGGCTTCGGCGTCGTCCTCTACCCCTCCCCCGAGGGCACCGGCCCCGCCCGCGACCCCTTCGCCTCCGCCCGCGCCGCCCTCGACGGAGTCATCGCCTCCTCCATGGCCGCCGACGCCCTCGACGCCATCGGCGGCGACGACCTCCCCCTCGTCATGCTCGACAGCGACCCCACCGCCCACGGCCCCGCCGCCCACGTCAACCTCGACATGACCGACGCCATCCGACAGACCGCGCACCACCTGCTCGCCCACGGCCACCGCCACTACCTCCACCTCGCCTCCGCCGTCGACAGCTGGACCTTCCACCTCCGCGCCCAGGCCCTCGCCGACCTCCTCGACGACGCCCCCACCACCCTGCGCACCGTACGGGCGCCCCTCACCGTCGACGCCGCCCGCACCGCCATGGAAGCCGCCCTCGCCGACCCGCAGGCCCGCCCCACCGCCGTCGTCTGCGACGACGACATCCTGGCCGCCGGCGCCTGCAAGGCCGCCCGCCGCCTGGGCCTGCGCATCCCCGAGGACCTCTCCGTCACCGGCATCGACGACCTCGCCCTCGCCACCGCCGTGGAACCCGAGCTCACCACCGTCCGCCTCCCGGCCGAGCGCGTCGGAGAACAGGGCATGAAGGCCCTCCTGACCGTCCTCGACGGCGCCCCCTGGACCGCGCCCGACCTCCCCGTCGAACTCGTCGTCCGCGGCTCCACGGGCCCCGCACCCGCCCGCTGA
- the prcA gene encoding proteasome subunit alpha, with product MSTPFYVSPQQAMADRAEYARKGIARGRSLVVLQYADGIVFVGENPSRALHKFSEIYDRIGFAAAGKYNEYENLRIGGVRYADLRGYTYDRDDVTARGLANVYAQTLGTIFSSAGEKPYEVELVVAEVGATAAGDQIYRLPHDGSIVDEHGSVAVGGNAEQISTFLDQRHRDGMTLSEALKLAVQALSSQANGADKTIPAERLEVAVLDRTRSQQRKFKRIRGRQLSRLLEADVPAAVQADAVSNDEVPEDDAE from the coding sequence GTGTCGACCCCGTTCTATGTGTCACCCCAGCAGGCCATGGCCGACCGGGCGGAATACGCCCGCAAGGGCATCGCCCGAGGCCGCAGCCTCGTCGTGCTCCAGTACGCCGACGGCATCGTGTTCGTCGGCGAGAACCCGTCCCGCGCGCTGCACAAGTTCAGCGAGATCTACGACCGGATCGGCTTCGCGGCCGCCGGCAAGTACAACGAGTACGAGAACCTGCGGATCGGTGGTGTGCGCTACGCGGACCTGCGGGGCTACACCTACGACCGCGACGACGTGACGGCCCGCGGGCTGGCCAACGTGTACGCGCAGACGCTCGGCACGATCTTCTCCTCGGCCGGGGAGAAGCCGTACGAGGTGGAGCTGGTCGTGGCGGAGGTCGGCGCGACGGCCGCCGGGGACCAGATCTACCGGCTCCCGCACGACGGGTCGATCGTGGACGAGCACGGTTCGGTCGCGGTCGGCGGCAATGCCGAGCAGATCAGTACCTTCCTCGACCAGCGTCACCGGGACGGGATGACGTTGTCCGAGGCGTTGAAGCTGGCGGTGCAGGCGCTCTCCAGCCAGGCGAACGGCGCGGACAAGACGATCCCGGCGGAGCGGCTGGAGGTCGCGGTGCTGGACCGTACGCGGTCCCAGCAGCGCAAGTTCAAGCGGATCCGGGGCCGGCAGCTGTCGCGGCTGCTGGAGGCGGACGTTCCGGCGGCGGTCCAGGCGGACGCCGTGTCGAACGACGAGGTGCCGGAGGACGACGCCGAGTAG
- the prcB gene encoding proteasome subunit beta translates to MTPGSSSFVDFLGAHAPEMLPGNRRLPEGIVEAPHGTTIVAATFPGGVVLAGDRRATMGNMIAQRDIEKVFPADEYSAVGIAGTAGLAVEMVKLFQLELEHFEKVEGATLSLEGKANRLSTMIRSNLGMAMQGLAVVPLFAGYDEAKEKGRIFSYDVTGGRSEEHGYAATGSGSIFARGSMKKLYRPDLTEEQATTLVVQALYDAADDDSATGGPDLYRHIYPIVTVITDEGFRRLDDDESQALARTVTDRRLQEPDGPRAALL, encoded by the coding sequence CTGACGCCGGGGTCGTCGTCCTTCGTGGACTTCCTGGGGGCGCACGCGCCCGAGATGCTGCCCGGCAATCGCAGGCTGCCGGAGGGGATCGTCGAGGCGCCGCACGGGACGACCATCGTCGCCGCCACCTTCCCCGGCGGGGTCGTGCTCGCCGGTGACCGGCGGGCGACCATGGGGAACATGATCGCGCAGCGGGACATCGAGAAGGTGTTCCCGGCGGACGAGTACTCCGCCGTCGGCATCGCCGGCACGGCCGGCCTGGCGGTGGAGATGGTGAAGCTGTTCCAGCTGGAGCTGGAGCACTTCGAGAAGGTGGAGGGGGCGACCCTTTCGCTGGAGGGCAAGGCGAACCGGCTGTCGACCATGATCCGGAGCAATCTGGGGATGGCGATGCAGGGTCTGGCCGTGGTCCCGCTGTTCGCGGGGTACGACGAGGCCAAGGAGAAGGGCCGGATCTTCTCGTACGACGTGACCGGCGGCCGCTCGGAGGAGCACGGCTACGCCGCCACCGGTTCCGGCTCGATCTTCGCCCGGGGCTCGATGAAGAAGCTGTACCGCCCCGACCTGACGGAGGAGCAGGCCACCACCCTGGTCGTGCAGGCGCTCTACGACGCCGCCGACGACGACTCGGCGACCGGTGGGCCGGACCTGTACCGCCACATCTATCCCATCGTCACCGTCATCACCGACGAGGGCTTCCGCAGGCTGGACGACGACGAGTCGCAGGCGCTCGCCCGCACGGTGACGGACCGTCGGCTCCAGGAGCCCGACGGGCCGCGCGCCGCCCTGCTCTGA
- a CDS encoding ubiquitin-like protein Pup: MATKDTGGGQQKATRSTEEVEEAAVEESTDLKERQEKLSDDVDSVLDEIDDVLEENAEDFVRSFVQKGGQ, encoded by the coding sequence ATGGCGACCAAGGACACCGGCGGCGGACAGCAGAAGGCGACGCGCTCGACCGAAGAGGTCGAGGAGGCGGCGGTCGAGGAATCGACCGACCTCAAGGAGCGCCAGGAGAAGCTCTCCGACGACGTCGACTCCGTACTCGACGAGATTGACGACGTACTTGAGGAGAACGCCGAGGACTTCGTGCGCTCCTTCGTGCAAAAGGGTGGCCAGTAG
- the dop gene encoding depupylase/deamidase Dop, with protein sequence MTVRRVMGIETEYGISVPGHPNANAMLTSSQIVNAYAAAMHRARRARWDFEEENPLRDARGFDLAREAADSSQLTDEDIGLANVILTNGARLYVDHAHPEYSSPEVTNPLDAVLWDKAGERIMAEAAERAAQLPGAQPIHLYKNNTDNKGASYGTHENYLMKRETPFSDIVRHLTPFFVSRQVVTGAGRVGIGQDGREHGFQISQRADYFEVEVGLETTLKRPIINTRDEPHSDAEKYRRLHVIIGDANLSEISTYLKLGTTALVLSMIEDGFINVDLAVDQPVRTLHQVSHDPDLQHLITLRSGRTLTAVQLQMEYFELARKYVDERFGADADEQTKDVLARWEDVLGRLETDPMSLSGELDWIAKREILEGYRRRDGLEWDAARLHLVDLQYSDVRPDKGLYNRLAARGKVRRLLEEPAVERAESKPPEDTRAYFRGRCLEQYADDVAAASWDSVIFDLPGRDSLQRVPTLEPLRGTRNHVKELLDRCRTAEDLVRVLSGQ encoded by the coding sequence ATGACCGTACGGCGAGTAATGGGAATCGAGACGGAGTACGGGATCTCCGTCCCGGGACACCCGAACGCCAATGCCATGCTCACCTCGTCCCAGATCGTCAACGCCTACGCGGCGGCGATGCACCGGGCGCGACGCGCCCGCTGGGACTTCGAGGAGGAGAATCCGCTGCGGGACGCCCGCGGCTTCGACCTCGCCCGCGAGGCCGCCGACAGCAGCCAGCTCACCGACGAGGACATCGGCCTCGCCAATGTCATCCTCACCAACGGTGCACGGCTCTACGTCGACCACGCACACCCCGAGTACAGCTCGCCGGAGGTCACCAACCCCCTCGACGCCGTCCTGTGGGACAAGGCCGGCGAACGGATCATGGCCGAGGCCGCCGAGCGCGCCGCCCAGCTGCCCGGAGCCCAGCCGATCCACCTCTACAAGAACAACACCGACAACAAGGGCGCCTCCTACGGCACGCACGAGAACTACCTGATGAAGCGGGAGACCCCCTTCTCGGACATCGTGCGCCACCTGACGCCCTTCTTCGTCTCCCGGCAGGTCGTCACCGGCGCCGGCCGCGTCGGCATCGGCCAGGACGGCCGCGAACACGGCTTCCAGATCAGCCAGCGCGCCGACTACTTCGAGGTCGAGGTCGGCCTGGAGACCACCCTCAAGCGCCCCATCATCAACACCCGCGACGAGCCCCACTCGGACGCCGAGAAGTACCGCCGCCTCCACGTGATCATCGGCGACGCGAACCTCTCCGAGATCTCCACCTACCTCAAGCTCGGCACCACCGCCCTCGTCCTGTCGATGATCGAGGACGGCTTCATCAACGTCGACCTGGCCGTCGACCAGCCGGTGCGCACCCTGCACCAGGTCTCCCACGACCCCGACCTCCAGCACCTGATCACACTGCGCAGCGGGCGGACACTGACCGCCGTGCAACTCCAGATGGAGTACTTCGAGCTGGCCAGAAAGTACGTGGACGAGCGGTTCGGCGCCGACGCGGACGAGCAGACCAAGGACGTCCTCGCGCGCTGGGAGGACGTACTCGGCCGGCTGGAGACCGACCCGATGAGCCTGTCCGGGGAGCTGGACTGGATCGCGAAGCGGGAGATCCTGGAGGGCTACCGGAGGCGTGACGGCCTGGAGTGGGACGCGGCGCGGCTGCACCTCGTGGACCTCCAGTACTCCGACGTGCGGCCCGACAAGGGGCTGTACAACCGCCTCGCGGCCCGGGGCAAGGTGCGCAGGCTCCTGGAGGAGCCGGCGGTCGAACGGGCCGAGAGCAAGCCACCGGAGGACACCCGGGCGTACTTCCGGGGCCGGTGCCTGGAGCAGTACGCGGACGACGTGGCCGCGGCGTCCTGGGACTCGGTGATCTTCGACCTCCCGGGCCGTGACTCGCTCCAGCGGGTCCCGACCCTGGAGCCGCTGCGGGGCACACGCAACCACGTCAAGGAGCTCCTGGACCGCTGCCGCACGGCGGAGGACCTGGTCCGGGTGCTCTCGGGACAGTGA
- the arc gene encoding proteasome ATPase: MAAHDDDINRGIRPARGSEDPAGQVAYLEQEIAVLRRKLADSPRHTRILEERIVELQTNLAGVSAQNERLANTLREARDQIVALKEEVDRLAQPPAGFGVFLQANEDGTVDIFTGGRKLRVNVSPSVDPEDLRRGQEVMLNEALNVVEAMQYERAGDIVTLKEILEDGERALVVGHTDEERVVRLAEPLLDITIRPGDALLLEPRSGYVYEVVPKSEVEDLVLEEVPDIDYDKIGGLGDQIELIRDAVELPYLYPDLFKEHELRPPKGILLYGPPGCGKTLIAKAVANSLAKKVAEVTGQAAGKSYFLNIKGPELLNKYVGETERHIRLVFQRAREKASEGTPVIVFFDEMESLFRTRGSGVSSDVENTIVPQLLAEIDGVEGLENVIVIGASNREDMIDPAILRPGRLDVKIKIERPDAEAAKDIFAKYLKASLPLHTDDLSEHQGSPAGTVHSMIQTVVEQMYAETEENRFLEVTYANGDKEVLYFKDFNSGAMIQNIVDRAKKMAIKAFLEHNQKGLRVSHLLQACVDEFKENEDLPNTTNPDDWARISGKKGERIVFIRTLVTGKQGADTGRSIDTVANTGQYL, encoded by the coding sequence GTGGCAGCCCACGACGACGACATCAACCGCGGCATCCGGCCCGCGCGAGGGTCCGAGGACCCCGCCGGCCAGGTTGCCTATCTCGAGCAGGAAATCGCCGTCCTGCGACGCAAGCTCGCCGACTCTCCGCGACACACGAGGATTCTCGAAGAGCGGATCGTAGAGCTCCAGACGAATCTGGCAGGCGTCTCCGCGCAGAACGAACGACTGGCGAACACCCTCCGTGAAGCCCGCGACCAGATCGTGGCCCTCAAGGAGGAGGTCGACCGGCTGGCACAGCCGCCGGCCGGCTTCGGTGTCTTCCTGCAGGCGAACGAGGACGGCACCGTCGACATCTTCACCGGAGGCCGAAAGCTCCGCGTGAACGTCAGCCCCAGCGTCGACCCGGAAGACCTCCGGCGCGGCCAGGAAGTCATGCTCAACGAAGCGCTCAACGTGGTCGAGGCCATGCAATACGAGCGGGCCGGGGACATCGTCACCCTCAAGGAGATCCTTGAGGACGGCGAGCGCGCCCTGGTCGTCGGGCACACCGACGAGGAAAGGGTGGTGAGGCTCGCCGAGCCGCTCCTGGACATCACCATCCGCCCCGGCGACGCCCTGCTGCTCGAACCCCGCTCCGGCTACGTCTACGAAGTGGTCCCCAAGAGCGAGGTCGAGGACCTCGTCCTCGAAGAGGTCCCGGACATCGACTACGACAAGATCGGCGGTCTGGGCGACCAGATCGAGCTGATCCGCGACGCCGTCGAGCTCCCCTACCTCTACCCGGACCTCTTCAAGGAGCACGAACTGCGCCCGCCCAAGGGCATCCTGCTCTACGGCCCGCCCGGCTGCGGCAAGACGCTCATCGCCAAGGCCGTGGCCAACTCCCTTGCCAAGAAGGTCGCCGAGGTGACCGGACAGGCGGCCGGGAAGTCCTACTTCCTGAACATCAAGGGCCCCGAACTCCTCAACAAGTACGTCGGCGAGACCGAGCGGCACATCCGCCTCGTCTTCCAACGTGCCCGCGAGAAGGCGAGCGAGGGCACCCCCGTCATCGTCTTCTTCGACGAGATGGAGTCCCTCTTCCGCACCCGCGGATCCGGCGTGAGCTCGGACGTGGAGAACACCATCGTCCCCCAGCTCCTCGCCGAGATCGACGGTGTGGAGGGCCTGGAGAACGTCATCGTCATCGGCGCCTCCAACCGCGAGGACATGATCGACCCGGCCATCCTGCGCCCCGGCCGCCTCGACGTGAAGATCAAGATCGAGCGCCCGGACGCCGAGGCCGCGAAGGACATCTTCGCGAAGTACCTCAAGGCCTCGCTGCCCCTGCACACGGACGACCTGTCCGAACACCAGGGCTCCCCGGCCGGCACCGTGCACAGCATGATCCAGACGGTCGTCGAGCAGATGTACGCCGAAACCGAGGAGAACCGCTTCCTCGAGGTCACGTACGCCAACGGCGACAAGGAAGTCCTGTACTTCAAGGACTTCAACTCCGGCGCGATGATCCAGAACATCGTCGACCGGGCCAAGAAGATGGCCATCAAGGCCTTCCTGGAGCACAACCAGAAGGGCCTGCGCGTCTCCCACCTCCTCCAGGCCTGCGTGGACGAGTTCAAGGAGAACGAGGACCTGCCCAACACCACCAACCCGGACGACTGGGCCCGCATCTCCGGCAAGAAGGGCGAGCGGATCGTATTCATCCGCACGCTCGTCACCGGAAAGCAGGGAGCCGACACCGGACGTTCCATCGACACGGTGGCGAATACCGGTCAGTACCTCTGA
- a CDS encoding ferredoxin: MTVQQEAPTGGAGESGEPLEVWIDQDLCTGDGICVQYAPEVFELDIDGLAYVKSAEDELLQEPGATTPVPLTLLLDVVDSAKECPGDCIHVRRVSDRVEVYGPDAE; encoded by the coding sequence ATGACCGTGCAGCAGGAGGCCCCGACGGGCGGTGCCGGCGAGTCCGGTGAGCCGCTGGAGGTCTGGATCGACCAGGACCTCTGCACGGGCGACGGCATCTGCGTGCAGTACGCCCCGGAGGTGTTCGAGCTGGACATCGACGGTTTGGCGTACGTGAAGAGCGCGGAGGACGAGCTGCTCCAGGAGCCGGGGGCGACGACTCCGGTTCCGCTGACGCTGCTCTTGGACGTGGTGGATTCGGCGAAGGAATGTCCCGGTGACTGCATCCACGTAAGGCGCGTTTCGGACAGGGTCGAGGTGTACGGACCCGACGCCGAGTGA
- a CDS encoding tRNA (adenine-N1)-methyltransferase → MSEPTGAARRRGPFEVGDQVQLTDPKGRHYTFTLEAGKNFHTHKGSFPHDELIGAPEGSVVRTTGNVAYLALRPLLPDYVLSMPRGAAVVYPKDAGQILAFADIFPGARVVEAGVGSGSLSSFLLRAIGDQGMLHSYERRADFAEIATANVERYFGGPHPAWTLTVGDLQDNLSDSDVDRVILDMLAPWECLEAVSKALVPGGILCCYVATTTQLSRTVESIREFGCYAEPQPWESMIRNWHVEGLAVRPDHRMIGHTGFLVTARRLADGVEPPMRRRRPSKGAYGEDYEGPGSDRSA, encoded by the coding sequence ATGTCCGAACCGACCGGTGCCGCCCGCCGACGCGGGCCCTTCGAGGTCGGGGACCAGGTTCAGCTCACCGACCCCAAGGGCCGCCACTACACGTTCACGCTCGAAGCCGGGAAGAATTTCCACACCCACAAGGGTTCCTTCCCCCACGACGAGCTGATCGGCGCCCCCGAAGGAAGCGTTGTCCGCACCACGGGCAACGTCGCCTACCTCGCGCTGCGTCCCCTGCTCCCCGACTATGTCCTGTCCATGCCCCGCGGTGCCGCCGTGGTCTACCCCAAGGACGCCGGCCAGATCCTGGCCTTCGCCGACATCTTCCCCGGCGCCCGCGTCGTGGAGGCAGGCGTCGGCTCCGGCTCGCTCAGCAGCTTCCTGCTGCGCGCCATCGGCGACCAGGGCATGCTCCACAGCTACGAGCGCCGCGCGGACTTCGCCGAGATCGCCACCGCCAACGTGGAGCGCTACTTCGGCGGCCCCCACCCCGCGTGGACCCTGACCGTCGGCGACCTCCAGGACAACCTGTCCGACTCCGACGTCGACCGGGTCATCCTCGACATGCTCGCCCCCTGGGAATGCCTGGAGGCCGTCTCCAAGGCCCTCGTCCCCGGCGGCATCCTCTGCTGCTACGTGGCCACCACCACCCAGCTCTCGCGCACCGTCGAGTCCATCCGCGAGTTCGGCTGCTACGCCGAACCGCAGCCCTGGGAATCGATGATCCGCAACTGGCACGTCGAAGGCCTCGCCGTCCGCCCGGACCACCGGATGATCGGCCACACCGGCTTCCTCGTCACCGCGCGCCGCCTCGCCGACGGCGTCGAGCCCCCCATGCGCCGCCGCCGCCCCTCCAAGGGCGCCTACGGCGAGGACTACGAGGGCCCCGGCAGCGACCGCTCCGCCTGA
- a CDS encoding site-2 protease family protein: protein MADTDESGARRTKRSDPGGGILMGRPFGVPVYVSPSWFLVAALITWVFGDQLDRILPDLGPVRYLVSLFFAVAFYASVLVHELAHTIAALRFKLPVRRIQLQFFGGVSEIEKESETPGREFVLAFVGPLLSLALAGVFYLGVTAVDPATVPGVLLAGLMISNLLVAAFNLLPGLPLDGGRMLRAVIWGITGKPMTGTIAAAWVGRGLAIAVLVGLPLLTHTGLLGNRPQEIGGMNTVMDALLAAILAAIIWTGAGNSLRMARLREHLPELRARALTRRAIPVEHTTPLSEALRRANEAGARALVVVDGHGDPTAIVRESAIASIPEHRRPWVAVSTLAQDLTDGMKVSAELAGEELLDHLRANPATEYLVLEEEGRIYGVLSTLDVEKAFVKAMARPQS, encoded by the coding sequence GTGGCAGACACCGACGAATCCGGCGCGCGCCGCACCAAGCGCTCCGACCCGGGCGGCGGCATCCTCATGGGCCGCCCCTTCGGCGTACCCGTCTACGTCTCGCCCAGCTGGTTCCTCGTCGCCGCCCTCATCACCTGGGTCTTCGGCGACCAGCTCGACCGGATCCTCCCCGACCTCGGCCCGGTCCGCTACCTCGTCTCCCTCTTCTTCGCCGTCGCCTTCTACGCCTCCGTCCTCGTCCACGAACTGGCCCACACCATCGCCGCGCTGCGCTTCAAACTGCCCGTGCGCCGCATCCAGCTCCAGTTCTTCGGCGGAGTCTCCGAGATCGAGAAGGAGTCCGAGACCCCCGGCCGCGAATTCGTCCTCGCCTTCGTCGGCCCCCTCCTCTCCCTCGCCCTCGCCGGCGTCTTCTACCTCGGCGTGACGGCCGTCGACCCCGCCACCGTCCCCGGCGTCCTCCTCGCCGGCCTGATGATCTCCAACCTCCTCGTCGCCGCCTTCAACCTCCTGCCCGGCCTCCCCCTCGACGGCGGCCGCATGCTCCGCGCCGTCATCTGGGGCATCACCGGCAAGCCCATGACCGGCACCATCGCCGCCGCCTGGGTCGGCCGCGGCCTCGCCATCGCCGTCCTCGTCGGCCTGCCCCTCCTCACCCACACCGGACTCCTCGGCAACCGCCCCCAGGAGATCGGCGGCATGAACACCGTCATGGACGCGCTCCTCGCCGCCATCCTCGCCGCGATCATCTGGACCGGCGCCGGCAACAGCCTCCGCATGGCCCGCCTGCGCGAACACCTCCCGGAACTGCGCGCCCGCGCCCTCACCCGCCGCGCCATCCCCGTCGAGCACACCACCCCCCTCTCCGAGGCGCTCCGCCGCGCCAACGAAGCCGGAGCCCGCGCCCTCGTCGTCGTGGACGGCCACGGCGACCCCACCGCCATCGTCCGCGAGAGCGCCATCGCCTCCATCCCCGAACACCGCCGCCCCTGGGTCGCCGTCAGCACCCTCGCCCAGGACCTCACCGACGGCATGAAGGTCTCCGCCGAACTCGCCGGCGAGGAACTCCTCGACCACCTCCGCGCCAACCCCGCCACCGAATACCTCGTCCTCGAAGAGGAAGGCCGCATCTACGGCGTCCTGTCCACCCTCGACGTCGAGAAGGCCTTCGTGAAGGCCATGGCACGGCCCCAGTCCTGA
- a CDS encoding RecB family exonuclease has product MALSPSRAGDFMQCPLLYRFRVIDRLPEKPSAAATRGTLVHAVLERLFDHPAVERTAPRAKALIPAQWDRLLESKPELAELFPQGDGGEGLARWLTEAEALVERWFTLEDPTRLEPVEREFFVETELESGLRLRGIIDRVDVAPTGEVRIVDYKTGKAPRPQYAEGALFQMKFYALVVWRLKGVVPRRLQLVYLGSGDVLTYDPVVADLERVERKLHALWDAIREATETGDWRPRPTKLCGWCDHQAVCPEFGGTPPVYPLEVVARGDRPAGS; this is encoded by the coding sequence ATGGCGCTGTCCCCGTCTCGGGCCGGCGACTTCATGCAGTGTCCGCTGCTGTACCGGTTCCGGGTGATCGACCGGCTGCCGGAGAAGCCGAGCGCGGCGGCGACGCGGGGGACGTTGGTGCACGCGGTGCTGGAGCGGCTGTTCGACCACCCCGCGGTGGAGCGGACGGCGCCGCGGGCCAAGGCCTTGATCCCGGCCCAGTGGGACCGGTTGCTGGAGTCGAAGCCGGAGCTGGCGGAGCTGTTCCCGCAGGGCGACGGGGGTGAGGGGCTGGCGCGGTGGCTGACGGAGGCCGAGGCGCTGGTGGAGCGGTGGTTCACGCTGGAGGACCCGACGCGGCTGGAGCCGGTGGAGCGGGAGTTCTTCGTGGAGACGGAGCTGGAGTCGGGGCTGCGGCTGCGCGGGATCATCGACCGGGTCGACGTGGCGCCGACGGGCGAGGTGCGGATCGTCGACTACAAGACGGGGAAGGCTCCGCGACCGCAGTACGCGGAGGGCGCACTGTTCCAGATGAAGTTCTACGCGCTGGTGGTGTGGCGGCTGAAGGGTGTCGTGCCGCGGCGGCTGCAGCTGGTGTACCTGGGCAGCGGGGACGTGTTGACGTACGACCCGGTGGTCGCGGATCTGGAGCGGGTGGAGCGCAAGCTGCACGCGCTGTGGGACGCGATCCGGGAGGCCACGGAGACGGGGGATTGGCGGCCGCGGCCGACGAAGCTGTGCGGCTGGTGTGATCACCAGGCGGTGTGTCCGGAGTTCGGGGGGACTCCCCCGGTGTACCCGTTGGAGGTCGTCGCGCGGGGGGATCGCCCGGCGGGGTCGTGA